In Anolis carolinensis isolate JA03-04 unplaced genomic scaffold, rAnoCar3.1.pri scaffold_14, whole genome shotgun sequence, the following proteins share a genomic window:
- the LOC134294363 gene encoding uncharacterized protein LOC134294363 — protein sequence MVHSSAPGQHGGQGDQERTLTRKSTRASAEPPPPGCPPMAPQRLPLVAALAWALLALPSFWAQEAHCIRTPCQQHCRYRKPPVSDHWSGHWVPLMIIVGGCCGLAWCILFVGCEASQRARKELPQLPQLPPEEAEEAEEEEIPPEKTPLPPAVQRELSRILFRRDSQNSNVGNGIQERQENPVSDDVSKSVIKLERKGKSERLSADKSILQLSREATSKSLVSEPNQSIIQLAKKATSSNHGILPIGSVTQVGSNILLEKVGSATQVEDGFGGQLANNPMYERVGSVTRLASQTILETSRRATLFRDEALPRLPKESENSNPGLWSFVEKELEILLQALRLRRPVRSATSASEKLSAMLSREDKAVGTDAKDVPCVPNTIAMNTIATNTPITMHMPNTMDMPNTMATDMPITMHMPNAMAMDMPNTMPMRMPSTMAMDMPNTMPMRMPSTTAMDMLNTIATSMSNTIATNMSNTMASNMSNPASNMSNSMTNTMAMDMSNTMLNMMPMDMPNTLARDMSNTMPMDMPNTMRMDMSNTMPMDMPNMMPMDMPNTMRMDTPSVATAGTGTPPPPSHQPRMEENSHLVRLIICEIPRSRSPSPVRGRGRGRKQRCVSRKRK from the exons ATGGTCCACAGCTCTGCCCCGGGGCAGCACGGAGGCCAGGGAGACCAGGAAAGGACACTCACGAGGAAGTCCACCCGAGCCAGCGCTGAGCCCCCACCACCGGGTTGCCCACCCATGGCTCCCCAGCGCCTGCCCCTCGTGGCCGCCTTGGCCTGGGCCCTCCTGGCGCTGCCCTCCTTCTGGGCCCAGGAAGCCCACTGCATCCGGACCCCCTGCCAGCAGCACTGCCGCTACCGCAAGCCCCCGGTCTCGGACCACTGGTCGGGCCACTGGGTGCCCCTGATGATCATCGTGGGGGGCTGCTGCGGCCTGGCCTGGTGCATCCTCTTTGTGGGCTGCGAGGCCAGCCAGAGGGCCCGCAAGGAGCTGCCCCAGCTGCCCCAGCTGCCCCccgaggaggccgaggaggccgaggaggaggagatcCCCCCAGAAAAGACGCCCCTGCCCCCC GCTGTCCAAAGGGAACTGAGCCGGATTTTGTTCCGACGGGACAGCCAAAACTCAAACGTCGGGAACGGGATCCAAGAGCGGCAGGAAAACCCCGTCTCGGACGACGTGAGCAAAAGCGTGATCAAACTGGAACGGAAAGGCAAGAGCGAGAGGCTCTCCGCGGACAAAAGCATCCTCCAACTCTCTAGGGAAGCCACCAGCAAGAGTTTGGTGTCAGAGCCGAACCAAAGTATCATCCAGTTGGCCAAGAAAGCCACGAGTTCAAATCACGGCATCCTTCCCATCGGATCCGTAACCCAAGTGGGAAGCAATATTCTGTTGGAGAAAGTCGGGAGCGCGACGCAAGTAGAGGACGGCTTCGGTGGTCAATTGGCGAATAATCCGATGTACGAAAGGGTCGGGAGCGTGACACGATTGGCAAGCCAAACAATACTGGAGACGAGCAGAAGAGCGACGCTTTTCCGCGACGAGGCCTTGCCGCGACTGCCCAAGGAAAGCGAAAACTCGAACCCGGGTTTGTGGAGCTTCGTGGAGAAAGAGCTGGAAATTTTGCTCCAAGCTTTGCGCCTCCGACGGCCCGTGAGAAGCGCAACGTCGGCTTCGGAGAAACTCAGCGCCATGCTCTCCAGGGAGGACAAGGCGGTGGGCACGGATGCCAAGGATGTGCCATGTGTGCCGAACACGATCGCCATGAACACGATAGCAACAAATACGCCGATAACCATGCACATGCCTAATACGATGGATATGCCAAACACGATGGCCACAGATATGCCGATAACCATGCACATGCCTAACGCGATGGCCATGGATATGCCGAATACGATGCCCATGCGCATGCCCAGCACGATGGCCATGGATATGCCGAATACGATGCCCATGCGCATGCCCAGCACGACGGCCATGGATATGCTGAATACGATAGCCACGAGTATGTCGAATACGATAGCCACAAATATGTCGAACACGATGGCCTCGAATATGTCGAACCCGGCCTCGAATATGTCGAACTCAATGACGAACACGATGGCCATGGATATGTCGAACACGATGCTGAACATGATGCCCATGGATATGCCCAACACATTGGCTAGAGATATGTCGAATACGATGCCCATGGATATGCCAAACACGATGCGCATGGATATGTCGAATACGATGCCCATGGATATGCCGAATATGATGCCCATGGATATGCCGAACACGATGCGCATGGATACGCCAAGCGTTGCGACCGCCGGGACCGGGACGCCGCCGCCACCCTCGCACCAACCTCGAATGGAGGAGAACTCGCACTTGGTGCGCTTGATCATCTGCGAGATCCCACGGAGCCGGAGCCCGAGCCCCGTCCGGGGCCGAGGACGCGGGCGGAAGCAGAGATGCGTCAGCCGAAAGCGTAAATAA
- the LOC100557009 gene encoding inositol-trisphosphate 3-kinase B, whose amino-acid sequence MEGCGQLKWAPWVSSDPEAPRDAGYSPGNGLQAPQASAKIGEDADPDPPHRTAPARSGQADPCPPDRSVSGSSTCSSLAGSSQESDEVFSDTEKNPAEKRRLLRKTKSWKTFFTMVHWSVRRRSSWVQLAGHEGNFKPSERGQILKKFSPVEDACLAELMTDVLHPFVPAYHGVVEVAGERYIQMDDLLSGLDMPSIMDCKMGTRTYLEEELCKGQQRPRRDLYQKMVKVDPLAPSPEERSQGAVTKPRYMQWREGISSSATLGFRIEGITIEGGAVQRDFKQTRTEDEIMEVFLTFTKRRLDVLSIYLSRLEDMRKALEESVFFKTHEVIGSSLLFLHDRKGHASVWMIDFGKTLPAAVEGRRLRHDVVWTHGSHEDGYLIGLRNLTGTVRGAREKAADGQRPVPDQP is encoded by the exons ATGGAAGGTTGTGGCCAGCTAAAGTGGGCTCCGTGGGTGTCGTCGGATCCCGAAGCGCCCCGAGATGCAGGTTACTCTCCGGGCAACGGCCTTCAAGCACCACAGGCTTCAGCAAAGATCGGCGAGGATGCCGACCCGGATCCTCCGCATCGGACGGCGCCTGCCAGGAGTGGTCAAGCAGACCCCTGCCCACCGGACCGGTCAGTGTCCGGTTCCTCCACTTGCTCCTCACTCGCGGGGTCGTCACAGGAGTCGGACGAGGTCTTCAGCGACACGGAGAAGAACCCGGCGGAGAAGAGGCGGCTGCTGCGGAAg ACCAAATCCTGGAAGACTTTCTTCACCATGGTGCATTGGTCTGTGCGGAGGCGCAGCTCCTGGGTGCAGCTGGCTGGACACGAAG GGAATTTCAAGCCCAGCGAGAGAGGGCAGATCCTGAAGAAGTTCAGCCCGGTGGAGGACGCCTGCCTGGCCGAACTGATGACCGACGTCCTGCACCCCTTTGTGCCGGCCTACCACGGGGTGGTGGAGGTGGCCGGCGAGCGATACATCCAGATGGACGACCTGCTGAGCGGCCTCGACATGCCCAGCATCATGGACTGCAAAATGGGCACAAG GACATACCTGGAGGAGGAGCTCTGCAAAGGGCAGCAGCGGCCGCGGCGGGACTTGTACCAGAAGATGGTGAAGGTTGACCCCTTGGCCCCGTCGCCCGAAGAACGCAGCCAAGGGGCCGTCACCAAGCCCCGCTACATGCAATGGCGAGAAGGGATCAGCTCCAGCGCCACCCTCGGCTTCCGCATCGAGGGCATCACG ATTGAGGGGGGCGCAGTACAGAGGGATTTCAAGCAGACCCGGACCGAGGACGAAATCATGGAGGTCTTCTTGACGTTCACCAAGAGACGCCTGGATGTTCTG AGCATTTACTTGTCCCGCCTGGAAGACATGCGCAAAGCCCTGGAGGAGTCCGTCTTCTTCAAGACCCACGAG GTGATTGGCAGCTCCTTACTGTTCCTCCACGACCGCAAGGGCCACGCCAGCGTCTGGATGATCGATTTCGGGAAGACGCTGCCCGCCGCCGTCGAGGGGCGCCGCCTCCGCCACGACGTGGTCTGGACCCACGGCAGCCACGAGGACGGCTACCTCATCGGCCTGCGCAACCTCACCGGCACCGTGCGGGGCGCCCGGGAAAAGGCCGCTGACGGGCAACGGCCGGTGCCCGACCAGCCGTGA